A single genomic interval of Saccharothrix saharensis harbors:
- a CDS encoding tubulin-like doman-containing protein, whose translation MRIYQPMMFVGLGGTGCRVGAELERRLRDELCGPDGTALLNVMQGKNFQPYQLPSCLQFVYADLSEDEFANLEQRVVPDPSNLPAAERTMHLVRDLVPQYDTFPEVARSLRLSAGPYVDGWLPPAAGEPRIGPLSRGAGQLPTIGRAALFETFRAGLGPVQGPLTRAIGNINNSLGELAVLGGGNRQLGCDVFVAFSVAGGTGSGLFYDYLHLIGDAFARNDYRIRIFPLVLMPSAFTEGLGGGRPARLNAGRALLDLFRLVDDQNAQAAGTELDAAGVSGTLSVRYPDRAEIRLRASTVQTGFLFSMGSGVKRDDLHRSVVSLILSLIGTDMGGEGNSLRYGDRRTYMSFADSFINSAVEREALAATGIGNRGVSTSSVASMTVPVDDIADMISSRLLAHGVTELMAPAGAAEDNTGLVERFFTESNLDPLRLRAPLPITEPAPTDKAENILNALATRARRIESAVRLLEQTLDSAVPGLVQDFDAHRAVRTLLAEVDPFRLHRVVNGDAALADEVSRLGFVKVVASRRSEPPAPAGLSIAPPNPVGIGDRFLRRAKWADPAVGQALKAQDQWHQWRARRAWHAAWNAQSNRWDGKLQGVVNDVTAVVSAFREHAMDDQRRFQARARDLYQHRVGVTYLLPRLGDMEPFYHEVVRRFVDLYSSQGRVRPTATAGDLLREILGDQGWRQAWEAMTTSRDPAAAVMYVRDRVKQAVKVLFHHRDGEHRPLLPALQDLLAAAAGRAGTMVAEDDIAQFREKLAGLVPGGFAPSGTGRLRILFSYPSTTKDDELEQYLRQAVQLPRTADTIVEFRPIAAETIAVVLFRSSMGLTEVPEVREVLKHWSDALRAEQQQDFLRWRQRIGYDFGYLATTAEHRERILHHLLCAVWNGSVRVSGDEDADSPAAISVGLSPAAISMRLELRPYGRLSSWASVLAAYEEWVLTDDEQIRRDLCAQLINSVPDGVDRAPRQPSPLFERLMKLPSAQLAEIDATLADRTGSGGRARLNAMREFWAETFPNALNLPFRGVNTPIQDNLADLYRWVHDERLGGYRR comes from the coding sequence ATGCGGATCTACCAACCCATGATGTTCGTAGGGCTCGGCGGAACCGGGTGCCGGGTCGGCGCGGAGTTGGAGCGCAGGCTGCGCGACGAGTTGTGCGGACCCGACGGCACCGCTCTGCTCAACGTCATGCAGGGCAAGAACTTCCAGCCCTACCAGCTGCCCTCGTGCCTGCAGTTCGTCTACGCCGACCTCAGCGAGGACGAGTTCGCCAACCTGGAGCAGCGGGTGGTACCGGACCCGTCGAACCTGCCTGCCGCCGAACGCACCATGCACCTGGTGCGCGACCTCGTGCCGCAGTACGACACGTTCCCCGAGGTGGCCCGCAGCCTGCGGCTGTCCGCCGGGCCGTACGTGGACGGCTGGCTGCCGCCGGCCGCCGGCGAGCCGCGCATCGGGCCCCTCTCGCGCGGCGCCGGCCAGTTGCCGACCATCGGTCGGGCCGCGCTCTTCGAGACCTTCCGCGCGGGCCTCGGCCCGGTGCAGGGTCCGCTGACCCGGGCGATCGGCAACATCAACAACTCACTGGGCGAGCTGGCCGTGCTGGGCGGCGGCAACCGCCAGCTCGGCTGCGACGTGTTCGTGGCGTTCTCGGTCGCGGGCGGCACCGGGAGCGGGCTGTTCTACGACTACCTGCACCTGATCGGCGACGCCTTCGCGCGCAACGACTACCGGATCCGGATCTTCCCGCTGGTGCTCATGCCGTCGGCGTTCACCGAGGGGCTGGGCGGCGGGCGGCCCGCGCGGCTCAACGCCGGCCGTGCGCTGCTGGACCTGTTCCGGCTCGTGGACGACCAGAACGCGCAGGCGGCGGGCACCGAGCTGGACGCCGCGGGGGTCAGCGGCACGCTCTCGGTCCGCTACCCCGACCGCGCCGAGATCCGGTTGCGCGCCTCGACCGTGCAGACCGGGTTCCTGTTCAGCATGGGCTCGGGCGTGAAGCGGGACGACCTGCACCGGTCGGTGGTGTCCCTGATCCTGTCGCTGATCGGCACCGACATGGGCGGCGAGGGCAACTCCCTGCGCTACGGCGACCGCCGCACCTACATGTCGTTCGCGGACAGCTTCATCAACAGCGCGGTGGAGCGCGAGGCGCTCGCCGCGACCGGCATCGGCAACCGCGGCGTGTCGACCAGCTCGGTCGCCTCGATGACCGTGCCGGTGGACGACATCGCCGACATGATCAGCTCACGGCTGCTCGCGCACGGCGTGACCGAGCTGATGGCGCCGGCCGGCGCGGCGGAGGACAACACCGGGCTGGTGGAGCGGTTCTTCACCGAGTCCAACCTGGACCCGTTGCGGCTGCGGGCGCCACTGCCGATCACCGAGCCCGCGCCCACCGACAAGGCCGAGAACATCCTCAACGCGCTGGCCACCCGGGCGCGCCGGATCGAGTCGGCGGTCCGGTTGCTGGAGCAGACGCTGGACAGCGCGGTACCTGGCCTCGTGCAGGACTTCGACGCGCACCGGGCGGTGCGGACGCTGCTGGCCGAGGTGGACCCGTTCCGGCTGCACCGCGTGGTCAACGGCGACGCTGCGCTGGCCGACGAGGTCAGCAGGCTCGGGTTCGTCAAGGTCGTCGCGTCCCGCCGCAGTGAGCCGCCCGCACCCGCGGGCCTGTCGATCGCGCCGCCGAACCCGGTCGGGATCGGCGACCGGTTCCTGCGCCGGGCGAAGTGGGCCGACCCGGCGGTCGGCCAGGCGCTCAAGGCCCAGGACCAGTGGCACCAGTGGCGGGCCCGGCGCGCGTGGCACGCGGCGTGGAACGCCCAGTCCAACCGGTGGGACGGCAAGCTGCAGGGCGTCGTCAACGACGTGACGGCGGTGGTGTCCGCGTTCCGCGAGCACGCCATGGACGACCAGCGCCGGTTCCAGGCCCGCGCCCGAGACCTGTACCAGCACCGGGTGGGCGTGACCTACCTGCTGCCGCGCCTGGGTGACATGGAGCCGTTCTACCACGAGGTGGTCCGGCGGTTCGTCGACCTCTACAGCTCCCAGGGCCGGGTGCGGCCGACGGCCACGGCGGGCGACCTGCTGCGCGAGATCCTGGGCGACCAGGGCTGGCGGCAGGCGTGGGAGGCGATGACCACCTCGCGCGACCCCGCCGCGGCCGTCATGTACGTGCGTGATCGCGTGAAGCAGGCCGTGAAGGTGCTGTTCCACCACCGCGACGGCGAGCACCGACCGCTGCTGCCCGCGTTGCAGGACCTGCTCGCGGCGGCGGCGGGCCGGGCGGGCACGATGGTCGCCGAGGACGACATCGCCCAGTTCCGGGAGAAGCTCGCGGGCCTCGTCCCCGGTGGGTTCGCGCCCAGCGGCACGGGACGGCTGCGCATCCTGTTCTCCTACCCGTCCACGACCAAGGACGACGAGCTGGAGCAGTACCTGCGTCAAGCCGTCCAGTTGCCGCGCACCGCGGACACGATCGTGGAGTTCCGCCCCATCGCGGCCGAGACGATCGCCGTGGTGCTGTTCCGCAGCTCGATGGGCCTGACCGAGGTGCCCGAGGTGCGAGAGGTCCTCAAGCACTGGTCCGACGCCCTGCGCGCGGAGCAGCAGCAGGACTTCCTGCGGTGGCGCCAGCGGATCGGCTACGACTTCGGCTACCTCGCCACCACGGCCGAGCACCGCGAGCGCATCCTGCACCACCTGCTGTGCGCGGTGTGGAACGGCAGCGTGCGGGTCTCCGGCGACGAGGACGCGGACTCGCCCGCGGCCATTTCCGTCGGTCTTTCCCCCGCCGCCATCTCCATGCGGCTGGAGCTGCGGCCCTACGGCAGGCTGTCGAGCTGGGCGAGCGTGCTGGCCGCGTACGAGGAGTGGGTGCTCACCGACGACGAGCAGATCCGCCGCGACCTGTGCGCCCAGCTGATCAACAGCGTGCCGGACGGGGTGGACCGGGCGCCGAGGCAGCCGTCGCCGCTGTTCGAGCGGCTGATGAAGCTGCCGTCGGCCCAGTTGGCCGAGATCGACGCGACGCTGGCGGACCGCACCGGCAGCGGCGGGCGTGCCCGCCTCAACGCGATGCGCGAGTTCTGGGCCGAGACCTTCCCCAACGCCCTGAACCTCCCGTTCCGCGGCGTCAACACACCGATCCAGGACAACCTCGCGGACCTCTACCGGTGGGTCCACGACGAGCGGCTCGGGGGTTACCGACGATGA